Proteins from one Citrobacter amalonaticus genomic window:
- the traH gene encoding conjugal transfer pilus assembly protein TraH, whose protein sequence is MVKSLLTAAGIFIAGLAALPVQADVNGDLNGFFGSLGYSGNVSQAQAWQGQAAGYFSGGSVYLRNPVKNVQLISMQLPSLNAGCGGIDAYLGSFSMISGEEIQRFVKQIMSNAMGYAFDLALQTMVPELKQAKDFLQKLASDVNSMNMSSCQAAQGIIGGLWPVTQVSQQKICQDIAGETNMFADWAASRQGCTVGGKSDSVTAKARDDQKDQVLKNKNLIWDTLSKNGMLSGDRALKELVMSTVGSIIFNKDGDVTILTPLVDNRDLIKVLMRGGTAKVYGCDEASLCLAPVVTNMSITESTALVTKVKNLMLSMQSKLVDDKALTDEEKGFVNTTSVPVLKYLTNAQSMGMSATYLLQVSDFIAQDLMIQYLSELVKQASLSLAGKNFPEEAAAKLRDNVLHAQGLLADMKLQSAADQNALDGIDRNMQYLQQQVSTIVSGSYQSNYHWGDR, encoded by the coding sequence ATGGTTAAGTCACTTCTCACGGCGGCAGGTATTTTTATAGCCGGCCTCGCCGCGCTGCCGGTTCAGGCCGACGTCAATGGCGACCTGAACGGCTTCTTTGGGAGTCTCGGCTACAGCGGCAACGTTTCCCAGGCACAGGCCTGGCAGGGGCAGGCGGCGGGCTACTTCTCCGGCGGCTCGGTTTATCTGCGCAACCCGGTCAAAAACGTGCAGCTGATTTCGATGCAGCTGCCGTCGCTGAACGCCGGCTGCGGCGGCATCGATGCGTATCTGGGCTCGTTCAGCATGATCAGCGGGGAGGAGATCCAGCGCTTCGTGAAACAGATCATGAGCAACGCAATGGGCTACGCCTTTGACCTGGCGCTGCAGACGATGGTTCCGGAGCTGAAGCAGGCGAAGGACTTCCTGCAGAAGCTGGCCAGCGACGTCAACTCGATGAACATGAGTTCCTGTCAGGCCGCACAGGGGATCATCGGCGGACTGTGGCCAGTAACCCAGGTATCCCAGCAGAAAATCTGCCAGGACATTGCCGGCGAAACCAACATGTTTGCCGACTGGGCGGCGTCCCGACAGGGCTGCACCGTGGGCGGCAAAAGTGACTCGGTGACCGCGAAGGCCAGAGATGACCAGAAAGACCAGGTGCTGAAGAACAAGAACCTAATCTGGGACACGCTCAGCAAGAACGGCATGCTTTCGGGCGACCGCGCCCTGAAAGAGCTGGTCATGAGTACCGTCGGGTCCATCATCTTCAATAAGGACGGGGATGTCACCATCCTGACCCCGCTTGTTGATAACCGCGACCTTATAAAGGTCCTGATGCGGGGCGGTACGGCGAAGGTATACGGCTGCGACGAAGCGTCGCTGTGCCTAGCCCCGGTCGTGACCAACATGTCCATCACCGAGTCCACTGCCCTGGTGACGAAGGTGAAAAACCTGATGCTCTCCATGCAGAGCAAGCTGGTTGATGATAAGGCGCTGACCGATGAGGAGAAGGGATTTGTGAACACTACCTCGGTACCGGTACTGAAATATCTGACCAACGCCCAGAGCATGGGCATGAGCGCCACCTACCTGCTGCAGGTTTCTGACTTTATCGCGCAGGACCTGATGATCCAGTACCTGTCGGAGCTGGTCAAACAGGCGAGCCTGTCGCTTGCCGGCAAGAACTTCCCGGAAGAGGCCGCCGCGAAACTGCGCGATAACGTGCTGCACGCCCAGGGGTTACTTGCCGACATGAAACTGCAGTCCGCTGCAGACCAGAACGCGCTCGACGGCATTGACCGCAACATGCAGTACCTGCAGCAGCAGGTATCCACCATCGTTTCAGGCTCGTACCAGAGCAACTACCACTGGGGTGATCGCTGA
- the traT gene encoding conjugal transfer complement resistance protein TraT, which yields MKLKQYAVVGLVASTLALSGCGAMSTAVKKRNLEVKTQMSETIWLEPSSERTVYLQIRNTSDQDMSGLQAEITNAITAKGYRVTNSPDDAYYWVQANVLKAQKMDLRESQGFLQTGYEGAAMGAALGAGITAYNSTSAGATLGVGLATGLIGMAADAMVEDVNYTMVTDLQISERSKAKVTTDNIAALRQGSSGVKVQTSSEQGNRAKYQTRVVSNANKVNLKFEEAKPVLEAQLAKSISGIL from the coding sequence ATGAAATTAAAACAATATGCAGTCGTTGGCTTAGTGGCTTCCACCCTCGCACTTTCTGGCTGTGGCGCAATGTCTACCGCCGTTAAAAAACGTAACCTCGAAGTCAAAACCCAGATGAGTGAAACCATCTGGCTGGAGCCGTCTTCTGAACGCACCGTTTATCTGCAAATCCGTAATACCTCTGACCAGGATATGTCCGGTCTGCAGGCTGAAATAACCAATGCCATTACGGCAAAAGGTTATCGCGTGACGAACTCACCGGATGACGCTTATTACTGGGTGCAGGCGAACGTGCTCAAGGCTCAGAAGATGGATCTGCGCGAGTCTCAGGGCTTCCTGCAGACAGGCTATGAAGGTGCCGCAATGGGCGCCGCGCTGGGTGCCGGCATCACTGCATACAATTCCACTTCCGCTGGCGCCACGCTGGGCGTTGGTCTGGCTACCGGTCTTATTGGCATGGCCGCTGACGCGATGGTCGAAGACGTGAACTACACGATGGTGACCGATCTGCAGATTTCCGAGCGCAGCAAAGCAAAAGTGACCACCGATAACATCGCCGCGCTGAGGCAGGGCTCCTCCGGCGTGAAGGTCCAGACAAGCTCTGAGCAGGGCAACCGTGCTAAATACCAGACCCGCGTTGTTTCAAACGCAAACAAGGTCAATCTGAAGTTTGAAGAGGCTAAACCTGTGCTTGAAGCGCAGCTGGCCAAATCTATCTCCGGTATTCTGTAA
- a CDS encoding type-F conjugative transfer system pilin assembly thiol-disulfide isomerase TrbB has protein sequence MSVKSPVMALLLCMPLLAQAGVREELMALEAAKSAEPVALSAVAPAPVPASLMALPDGRQANMKDYAVVVFMQAHCQYSAKFDPLLKGWADEHNIRVYPYTLDGGGDSAFPVPMIPRKTDPNAPIADEIVTFFGNGLPIATPTAFMVNVNTLKAYPLTQGVMDVPVLESRMASLIQADLDNVDPNMLPPMPASSQVTPQ, from the coding sequence ATGAGCGTTAAATCTCCTGTGATGGCCCTTCTGCTGTGCATGCCGTTACTGGCGCAGGCCGGGGTCCGCGAAGAGCTGATGGCGCTTGAGGCGGCCAAATCAGCAGAGCCGGTGGCCCTGAGTGCTGTCGCACCCGCACCGGTGCCGGCCTCGCTGATGGCCCTGCCGGACGGGCGTCAGGCAAACATGAAGGACTATGCGGTGGTGGTCTTTATGCAGGCACACTGCCAGTACAGCGCGAAGTTCGACCCATTGCTCAAGGGCTGGGCCGACGAGCACAACATCCGGGTATATCCGTATACGCTCGACGGCGGCGGCGACAGCGCGTTTCCGGTGCCGATGATCCCCCGCAAGACCGATCCGAACGCGCCTATTGCCGATGAGATTGTGACCTTCTTCGGCAACGGCCTGCCGATTGCGACCCCGACCGCCTTTATGGTCAACGTGAACACGCTGAAGGCATATCCCCTGACCCAGGGCGTGATGGACGTTCCGGTGCTGGAATCCCGCATGGCGAGCCTTATTCAGGCCGACCTTGATAATGTTGACCCGAACATGCTCCCGCCAATGCCGGCAAGCAGCCAGGTCACTCCTCAGTAA
- the traD gene encoding type IV conjugative transfer system coupling protein TraD: protein MSFAGKNLTQGGQMTAYRWRMFLQVNNWISFWVFMLFAGLAAIIFFLSIPRETLDNGSLWWFAWMNNSFIDLVPSSTAKLYDVHYWYAPTATQMVLKMTLPQVYADPYMQAMGNQLQDELTWAAICSGIFSAVVFVGAIWYITGIGRRESEDEYISGMLLTDKPAEVNRLLRKSGEMSDLRVGDLHMVRMAEVMNFLMHGTIGVGKSTLIRWLLDYIRKRGDRAIIYDSGCTFTETHYNPATDFILNAHDERCANWQLWGECIDAVDYDNMAASLIPVEGDSDPFWVSSSRTIFADLAIRMSVDPDKSIEKFLKTLLSLSMKSLRDYLANTPSANLVEEKIEKTAISIRSVVTNYAKALRYLQGLDDGSKPPFTIREWMTQERYDSSWLFISTQARHRKSVRPLISLWVSLATMMLQSMGENSDRRVWFIIDETPSLQRIPELAETLAEARKFGGCFVLGMQNMAQLVHVYGRELARSIFDLMNTRMYGRSPSAEMAKVVEEELGNQRRRKIREQNSYGLDQVRDGVSLGKDEVHDPIVDYDKVMSLPNLSFYVRLPGEYPVVRLKLKYREQKKRHPGLIERNIRDALSPELEKVIQENERTAVSAGLSFPTGEEIMEKARPAVSSAPVSATAPASVPVTQTAVSPVKPAVQSFRREKVRTAHVGPVVTSEVAEPVPTAFTAGPETPSDGTKHTPVTGTVTAEEIKPVHTPPQIKASETVPVMPAALQSLRNRTGTPEPAATSALSMLHRARQRPAAASDDPRTEESGGETLSLEMQVTENADGGLSVTTAGAKPVPETPEETHHENRRLAREEENILRHRDPDDPGYSDYDQHYEDREPEL from the coding sequence ATGAGCTTCGCGGGTAAAAACCTCACCCAGGGCGGGCAGATGACCGCCTACCGGTGGCGCATGTTCCTGCAGGTGAATAACTGGATCAGCTTCTGGGTATTCATGCTGTTTGCAGGTCTCGCCGCCATTATCTTTTTCCTGAGCATTCCCCGGGAGACGCTGGATAACGGCTCGCTCTGGTGGTTTGCGTGGATGAACAACAGTTTTATCGACCTGGTGCCATCCAGTACGGCAAAACTGTACGACGTCCATTACTGGTACGCCCCGACCGCCACGCAGATGGTGCTCAAAATGACCCTGCCGCAGGTTTATGCCGATCCCTATATGCAGGCGATGGGCAACCAGCTTCAGGACGAACTGACCTGGGCGGCCATCTGCAGCGGCATTTTCAGCGCTGTCGTCTTTGTAGGGGCAATCTGGTACATCACTGGTATAGGCCGCAGGGAGAGTGAAGACGAGTATATCTCCGGCATGTTGCTGACGGATAAGCCTGCTGAGGTGAACCGGCTGCTGCGCAAGAGTGGCGAAATGTCTGACCTGCGGGTGGGCGACCTGCATATGGTCAGAATGGCCGAGGTGATGAACTTCCTGATGCACGGTACCATCGGTGTCGGTAAATCGACGCTCATTCGCTGGCTGCTTGACTACATACGCAAGCGCGGTGACCGGGCCATCATCTATGACTCCGGCTGCACCTTCACCGAAACCCACTACAACCCCGCTACTGACTTCATTCTCAATGCCCACGACGAACGCTGCGCCAACTGGCAGCTGTGGGGAGAATGTATCGATGCCGTGGACTACGACAACATGGCTGCCAGCCTGATCCCGGTTGAGGGTGATTCGGACCCGTTCTGGGTCTCCAGCTCCCGCACCATCTTCGCTGACCTGGCTATTCGCATGTCAGTTGACCCGGATAAAAGTATTGAGAAGTTCCTCAAAACCCTTCTGTCGCTCAGCATGAAGAGCCTGCGGGATTATCTGGCCAACACGCCCTCCGCCAACCTGGTGGAAGAGAAAATTGAGAAGACGGCCATCTCCATCCGATCGGTGGTCACCAACTACGCCAAAGCGCTGCGCTACCTGCAGGGGCTGGATGATGGCAGCAAGCCGCCGTTCACCATCCGGGAATGGATGACACAGGAACGTTATGACAGCAGCTGGCTGTTCATTTCGACCCAGGCCCGTCACCGCAAAAGTGTGCGGCCACTGATATCCCTGTGGGTGTCGCTGGCCACCATGATGCTGCAGAGCATGGGTGAGAACAGCGACCGGCGCGTCTGGTTCATCATCGACGAAACCCCGAGCCTGCAGCGCATTCCGGAGCTGGCAGAAACCCTGGCCGAGGCCCGTAAGTTTGGCGGCTGTTTCGTGCTGGGGATGCAGAACATGGCGCAGCTGGTACACGTCTACGGCCGCGAACTGGCCAGAAGTATCTTTGACCTGATGAACACCCGCATGTACGGACGCTCACCGAGCGCCGAAATGGCCAAAGTGGTGGAAGAAGAGCTGGGCAACCAGCGCCGGCGCAAGATACGCGAGCAGAACAGCTACGGTCTGGACCAGGTGCGTGACGGGGTATCACTCGGTAAGGACGAAGTACATGATCCGATCGTCGATTACGACAAGGTCATGAGCCTGCCGAACCTGAGCTTTTACGTGCGCCTGCCCGGCGAATACCCCGTGGTACGTCTGAAGCTGAAGTACCGGGAGCAGAAGAAGCGCCATCCGGGCCTGATAGAACGCAATATCCGCGATGCGCTGAGTCCTGAACTGGAAAAAGTTATCCAGGAGAACGAGCGTACCGCCGTGTCCGCTGGTCTGTCGTTCCCGACCGGCGAGGAGATCATGGAGAAAGCACGTCCGGCCGTTTCTTCCGCACCGGTATCAGCGACTGCTCCAGCTTCAGTGCCGGTAACACAAACAGCAGTGTCACCCGTAAAACCCGCCGTTCAGTCTTTCCGCCGCGAAAAAGTGCGTACTGCCCATGTCGGGCCGGTTGTCACAAGCGAGGTGGCAGAGCCAGTCCCGACAGCTTTCACCGCCGGACCGGAGACGCCATCAGACGGGACGAAGCACACGCCAGTGACAGGAACTGTCACTGCAGAAGAAATAAAACCCGTTCACACACCGCCGCAGATTAAGGCATCAGAAACGGTCCCGGTCATGCCGGCCGCCCTGCAGAGCCTGCGAAACCGGACCGGTACACCAGAGCCTGCCGCCACGTCAGCCCTGAGCATGCTTCATCGTGCTCGTCAGCGTCCGGCAGCGGCCAGCGACGATCCCCGGACGGAAGAGAGTGGCGGTGAAACCCTGTCGCTCGAGATGCAGGTCACCGAAAACGCGGACGGCGGCCTGAGCGTCACCACGGCAGGTGCGAAGCCGGTACCGGAAACCCCGGAAGAAACCCATCACGAGAATCGTCGTCTGGCACGCGAGGAAGAGAACATCCTGCGTCACCGTGACCCGGACGATCCGGGATACAGCGATTACGACCAACACTATGAAGACAGAGAGCCAGAACTATGA
- the traG gene encoding conjugal transfer mating-pair stabilization protein TraG, with translation MLEIYTIYGGGMWKTAFDAVVTLIGSNTFSTLMRMAGIFAVLAVMLTFVKQRNPMVFVQWLAIFMLINTILLVPKRTVQIIDISDPAAVWKTDNVPVGLAAIASLTTSIGFKMSTLYDTLMARPDSVTYSKTGMLFGSQIVADTSDFTTQNPELAQMLPDYVENCVIGDILLNHKYTVNQLLNSTDPLGLITSQPSPLRGIFRTTSSTREFLTCRDAAIQIRTLANTEANTTSATFTMLTRRIFGNRVNGASLLANAMSESYGYFYAGGMSAAQIMKNNITNSAVRQGVKGFAARSSDTANLLNLATENSATKQRLSWAAGNALATRTLPFAQSLLMLILVCLFPLMIALAASNHSLFGLNTLKIYVGGFIYFQMWPVMFAILNYASNFWLQSRTGGTALVLANTDVVALQHSDVANLAGYLALSIPVLAFFLTKGAAAIGSQVAGSVLSSAAFGSAGVAATTADGNWSFNNMSMDNVNQNKMDTNLVQRQGQQTWQADNGSTQTQTAGGHTVIDGAGAMSNLPVNMRLSQLASSGFQESARKAQVEAQSSLDGYNHSVTSGWLQLSQLSNQTGSSASLNSGTENSQTANASRGASMMMSAAESYAKANNISTQEAYNKLMDISNQGSISAGVKGSVGGGINLGVAKFGGEAYTNGELRHATGSSQGTQETNSNSSDSKHDQNSQTVQDFKQGMDMVTSSRVTDGSSQTENAATSNVQQFAATLNDAQSQYHQFTTSSTRSDEYSRMATLAQNESASLDTNYTQEFVDWASQRYGDKTQAMLTSAPSAREAAMEFVNERLKPEIMGDYRQGRSDLESGAEHEAFSGAHIVQPSSATYQQGASTAGSGEGVQYTPVDQGAGTHSTQAGTSQANPSLAGTMLHSASALNSNQSSQRAGDGDSTQLRSESHPSATSTSTPSLTGSLLSSSSALNSNQNSQRTSDGESTQLRGENYQTGNHQNPPAQQYGSQRPTVINTPETSATQVTGQHGGGSSVSVNPPSSSGSLASQPHGVISGGPMDSSQMERAFKENQTKLEQQANHGFEPKNTLQRQAAEQRSANEQKINESAGEINKNRSTVQTSSDILKGAQDNAKSNFATGYAKERENQGMEDASKPTDNTSKRLEELRKKSTN, from the coding sequence ATGCTTGAGATATACACAATTTACGGCGGGGGGATGTGGAAGACGGCGTTTGACGCCGTTGTCACCCTCATTGGCAGTAATACCTTCAGCACCCTGATGCGCATGGCCGGCATCTTTGCGGTGCTGGCCGTCATGCTGACGTTTGTTAAGCAGCGCAACCCGATGGTGTTCGTGCAGTGGCTGGCGATTTTTATGCTGATCAACACCATCCTGCTGGTTCCGAAGCGCACCGTGCAGATCATCGATATCTCAGACCCGGCGGCGGTCTGGAAAACAGATAACGTACCGGTGGGCCTCGCGGCCATCGCCTCGCTTACCACCAGTATCGGGTTTAAAATGTCGACCCTGTACGACACGCTGATGGCGCGCCCGGACTCGGTGACCTACAGCAAAACGGGGATGCTGTTCGGCTCCCAGATTGTGGCCGATACCAGTGATTTCACTACCCAGAACCCGGAGCTGGCACAAATGCTGCCGGACTACGTGGAGAACTGCGTGATTGGCGACATCCTGCTGAATCACAAGTACACGGTGAATCAGTTGCTCAACTCAACTGATCCGCTGGGGCTGATTACCAGTCAGCCGAGTCCGCTGCGGGGCATCTTCAGAACAACCTCATCGACGCGTGAATTCCTCACCTGCCGTGATGCCGCGATACAAATCCGTACGCTGGCCAACACTGAGGCAAATACCACCAGTGCCACCTTCACCATGCTGACGCGAAGGATCTTCGGCAACCGTGTGAATGGTGCCAGTCTGCTGGCCAACGCGATGAGCGAAAGCTACGGCTACTTCTACGCGGGTGGCATGAGCGCGGCGCAAATCATGAAAAACAACATCACCAACAGCGCAGTGCGTCAGGGGGTGAAAGGGTTTGCTGCGCGGTCGTCAGATACCGCGAACCTCCTGAACCTGGCCACAGAAAACTCAGCAACGAAACAGCGCCTCAGCTGGGCGGCCGGCAATGCCCTGGCGACCCGCACGCTGCCGTTTGCGCAGTCACTGCTGATGCTGATTCTGGTGTGCCTGTTCCCGCTGATGATTGCGCTTGCGGCGAGTAACCACAGCCTGTTCGGACTGAACACCCTGAAGATTTACGTGGGGGGCTTCATCTACTTCCAGATGTGGCCGGTGATGTTCGCCATTCTGAACTACGCCTCAAATTTCTGGCTGCAGTCCAGGACTGGCGGTACCGCGCTGGTGCTGGCCAATACCGACGTGGTGGCGCTGCAGCACTCTGATGTGGCGAACCTGGCCGGGTATCTGGCGCTATCCATTCCGGTGCTGGCGTTCTTCCTGACCAAAGGTGCAGCGGCTATCGGTTCGCAGGTGGCGGGCAGCGTGCTCAGCTCGGCGGCGTTCGGCTCTGCCGGCGTGGCGGCGACCACGGCAGACGGCAACTGGTCGTTTAACAACATGTCGATGGACAACGTGAACCAGAACAAGATGGACACTAACCTGGTGCAGCGACAGGGACAGCAGACCTGGCAGGCAGATAACGGCTCGACGCAGACCCAGACCGCCGGTGGCCATACCGTCATCGATGGCGCGGGCGCCATGTCTAACCTGCCGGTTAACATGCGTCTCAGCCAGCTGGCCAGCAGCGGGTTCCAGGAATCCGCGCGGAAGGCTCAGGTTGAGGCTCAGTCCTCGCTGGACGGCTACAACCACAGTGTTACCAGCGGCTGGTTGCAGCTTTCACAGCTGTCTAACCAGACTGGCAGCAGCGCCAGCCTGAACAGCGGCACGGAAAACAGCCAGACCGCCAACGCATCACGCGGTGCCAGCATGATGATGTCGGCCGCTGAAAGCTACGCGAAAGCTAACAATATCTCCACGCAGGAGGCCTATAACAAGCTGATGGACATTAGCAATCAAGGCAGTATATCAGCAGGAGTAAAAGGTTCTGTTGGAGGCGGTATAAATCTTGGCGTGGCTAAATTTGGGGGCGAAGCATATACCAACGGAGAGCTGCGCCATGCCACCGGTAGCTCTCAGGGAACTCAGGAAACAAACAGTAATTCGTCTGATTCTAAGCATGATCAAAACAGTCAGACCGTGCAGGACTTTAAGCAAGGGATGGATATGGTTACCAGTAGCCGCGTAACGGACGGCAGCAGCCAGACGGAGAATGCGGCAACCAGCAACGTCCAGCAATTCGCAGCGACGCTGAACGATGCCCAAAGTCAGTACCATCAGTTCACAACCAGTTCGACGCGCAGCGACGAGTACAGCCGTATGGCTACACTCGCGCAGAACGAAAGCGCCAGCCTCGATACCAACTACACGCAGGAGTTTGTGGACTGGGCTTCTCAGCGCTACGGCGATAAAACGCAGGCTATGCTGACCAGTGCGCCAAGTGCACGCGAAGCAGCAATGGAGTTTGTGAATGAACGTCTGAAGCCTGAGATTATGGGGGACTACAGGCAGGGACGTTCGGATCTGGAATCCGGTGCTGAGCATGAGGCATTTAGTGGTGCTCACATCGTACAGCCTTCATCTGCGACATATCAGCAGGGAGCTTCGACAGCTGGCAGTGGCGAAGGCGTACAGTATACGCCGGTAGACCAGGGTGCCGGGACCCACTCAACGCAGGCCGGAACATCACAGGCTAACCCATCCCTGGCCGGTACGATGTTACACAGCGCGTCAGCACTGAACAGCAATCAGAGCAGCCAGCGCGCAGGTGATGGCGACAGCACTCAGCTGCGTAGTGAGAGTCACCCGTCCGCCACATCGACGTCCACCCCATCCCTGACAGGTTCGCTATTAAGCAGCTCGTCAGCACTGAACAGCAATCAGAACAGCCAGCGTACAAGCGATGGCGAGAGTACTCAGCTGCGTGGTGAGAATTACCAGACAGGGAACCACCAGAACCCTCCGGCCCAGCAGTACGGAAGTCAGAGGCCAACCGTGATAAACACACCAGAAACCAGCGCGACACAGGTAACGGGTCAACATGGAGGCGGTTCGTCAGTCAGTGTGAATCCACCTTCCTCATCCGGCAGTCTCGCCAGTCAACCGCACGGGGTAATTTCGGGTGGTCCAATGGATAGTTCTCAAATGGAAAGGGCGTTTAAAGAGAACCAGACGAAGCTGGAACAGCAGGCAAATCATGGTTTTGAACCAAAAAATACTCTTCAGCGTCAGGCAGCCGAACAAAGATCTGCAAATGAGCAGAAAATCAACGAATCTGCTGGAGAAATTAATAAAAACCGATCCACTGTTCAGACATCCAGTGATATATTAAAAGGAGCACAAGACAATGCTAAAAGTAATTTCGCTACGGGATATGCTAAAGAGAGAGAAAATCAAGGCATGGAAGATGCTTCAAAACCTACTGATAATACAAGCAAGAGGCTTGAAGAGTTGAGAAAGAAATCAACTAACTAA
- the traF gene encoding type-F conjugative transfer system pilin assembly protein TraF: MKRVLCGLILAALSLPVMAEEIVTPSEPFTGWFWYNEPKKPPEPVKPPPPAQKPVPDFSKMTAVEQANVLKGYMQEALNRAILYPTRENTATFLRWQKFWTDRASMFSQSFAAAQLTHPELDYNLEYPHYNSMAPFVQTREQQKQQDAVTQLAQQYGLFYFYRGSDPIDVQMAGVVADFAKTNGISLIPVSVDGQVAATLPQSRPDTGQARAMNISHFPALMLVDPKTRNFRALSYGFMTQDDLSKRFLNVATGFKPNS; encoded by the coding sequence ATGAAACGTGTCCTGTGCGGCCTCATCCTGGCCGCGCTCAGCCTGCCGGTGATGGCGGAGGAGATCGTTACTCCCTCAGAGCCCTTTACCGGCTGGTTCTGGTACAACGAACCGAAAAAGCCCCCGGAGCCAGTGAAGCCACCACCACCGGCGCAGAAGCCGGTACCGGATTTCAGCAAAATGACGGCGGTAGAGCAGGCAAACGTGCTGAAAGGCTACATGCAGGAGGCGCTTAACCGCGCCATTCTGTACCCGACCCGGGAGAACACGGCGACGTTCCTGCGCTGGCAGAAGTTCTGGACGGACCGGGCCTCCATGTTCAGCCAGTCCTTCGCCGCCGCGCAGCTGACCCACCCGGAACTGGACTACAACCTGGAATACCCACACTACAACAGCATGGCGCCGTTTGTTCAGACCCGTGAACAGCAGAAACAGCAGGACGCGGTCACTCAGCTGGCGCAGCAGTACGGTCTGTTCTACTTCTACCGGGGCAGCGACCCGATTGACGTGCAGATGGCGGGCGTGGTGGCTGACTTTGCGAAAACCAACGGGATATCGCTTATCCCGGTTTCTGTGGACGGACAGGTGGCCGCCACGCTGCCGCAGAGCCGCCCGGACACAGGTCAGGCCCGTGCCATGAACATCAGTCACTTCCCTGCGCTGATGCTGGTCGACCCGAAAACCCGTAACTTCCGTGCACTGTCGTATGGCTTCATGACGCAGGACGATCTGTCGAAACGCTTCCTGAACGTGGCCACCGGTTTTAAACCCAACTCTTAA